The following coding sequences are from one Beggiatoa alba B18LD window:
- a CDS encoding type II toxin-antitoxin system HicA family toxin, which translates to MGRLSGFKYREIVSRLRALGFELYRQAAGSHEIWYNATTNRYTTIPNHSGDMPEGTLKAILTQAGISTAEFLRK; encoded by the coding sequence ATGGGGCGGTTATCAGGGTTTAAATATCGTGAGATAGTTAGCCGTCTAAGGGCTTTAGGCTTTGAACTTTACCGACAAGCCGCTGGCAGTCATGAGATTTGGTATAACGCCACAACAAACCGTTACACAACAATCCCTAATCATTCAGGCGATATGCCCGAAGGCACATTAAAAGCCATTCTGACGCAAGCAGGTATTAGTACTGCGGAGTTTTTGAGGAAGTAA